From Pangasianodon hypophthalmus isolate fPanHyp1 chromosome 30, fPanHyp1.pri, whole genome shotgun sequence, a single genomic window includes:
- the LOC113525200 gene encoding probable G-protein coupled receptor 139 encodes MMDGARVFIIIQKVFYPLLCILGIPANLFTFYMLCWRVCGMSDSARVYLSCLAVVDTWYLLWVTLLDLSLVFLQPQPFWHSHPWCGFMNFLQFGTFYASAWLVVAFTIERYLVFRVMVSRQRHLQVRHALLTCTTIILLSHLASIPLSWINVVVQVNLTLNGQTVTVPRCLYRDALYPTVVVWVTSFLSSGVPILLVIIFNSLIAYQLLGSGRLFTKEERRTIRASRTRGSARRTLLLLGIISVAFVVLGLPRFITYCILRTKHNHKDFDRDDYTIPINIIGDVANMLHNLNSGTNFLLYCVASRRFRHEIVDTFRCGVRAREFGSFFTQTTMKVFFVADHKEAAGQDPVSIVLTKLRHVESPTAPSSRNSDGSSAFWTLRQF; translated from the exons cgAACCTCTTCACGTTCTACATGTTGTGTTGGCGTGTGTGTGGCATGTCGGACTCGGCGCGGGTGTACCTGAGCTGCTTGGCGGTGGTGGACACGTGGTACCTGCTGTGGGTGACGCTGCTGGACCTGAGCCTGGTGTTCCTGCAGCCGCAGCCGTTCTGGCACTCCCACCCGTGGTGCGGCTTCATGAACTTCCTGCAGTTCGGGACGTTCTACGCCTCGGCCTGGCTCGTCGTGGCCTTCACCATCGAGCGCTACCTGGTGTTCAGAGTGATGGTGAGCCGACAGCGCCACCTGCAGGTCAGACATGCCCTCCTCACCTGCACCACCATCATCCTGCTCTCACACCTGGCCTCCATTCCTCTCAGCTGGATCAACGTCGTGGTGCAG GTGAACCTGACTCTGAATGGACAGACTGTTACGGTTCCGCGTTGTCTTTATCGAGACGCGCTCTACCCCACTGTGGTGGTTTGGGTCACGTCCTTCCTCTCCAGCGGAGTTCCCATCCTGCTCGTCATCATCTTTAACTCTCTGATAGCGTACCAGCTGCTCGGCTCTGGTCGTCTCTTCACTAAAGAGGAACGCCGGACAATCCGAGCCTCTCGGACTCGAGGTTCCGCCCGCAGGACGCTGCTGCTGCTCGGGATCATCTCGGTGGCATTTGTGGTTCTCGGCTTGCCGCGCTTCATCACCTACTGCATCCTGCGCACCAAACACAACCACAAAGACTTCGACCGAGACGACTACACCATCCCCATCAACATCATCGGGGACGTGGCCAACATGCTGCACAACCTCAACTCCGGCACCAACTTCCTGCTGTACTGCGTGGCGAGCCGCAGGTTCCGGCACGAGATCGTTGACACGTTCCGGTGCGGAGTCCGAGCTCGAGAATTCGGCTCCTTCTTCACACAGACCACCATGAAGGTCTTCTTTGTGGCTGATCACAAAGAAGCGGCAGGACAAGACCCCGTCTCTATCGTTCTAACCAAACTGAGACACGTGGAGAGTCCGACGGCGCCGAGCAGCAGGAACTCGGACGGTTCCTCTGCGTTCTGGACCCTGAGACAGTTCTGA
- the rev3l gene encoding DNA polymerase zeta catalytic subunit: protein MMFSVRIVCADYYLSRPLQLLDVCFSQFRDAEVHRVPVVRIFGATPAGQKTCLHVHGVFPYIYVPYDGFGQEPERYLRQVAFSIDRAVNVSMGNPSSHTQHVFKVTLVSGMPFYGFHPQEKPFMKIYLYNPQMVKRVCELLQGGAVMNKCFQPHEAHIPFLLQFFIDFNLYGMNLIHLSAVRFRRHTPDPGEQRKTPVEDDGSLKSSRLSESVLGGTFARWDENNLPSSLVLEDVERVSVCELEADAVAADILNRLELENQIGRNPGLQAIWEDEKQRRRERNESSHIETPQSQDRPCVEPVESERFFMKRLKEKLRENQFDVTQSDIVADDDEDGYDDEDDDLPDLSLHPDDLSPDDPPLVPASQVDVHKDTATDNKRSDGKAAEVAVVDEEAILSLLESSQTFLPMSQKSNNSLILDNSQDLAMVDFLEGLADHRFQKDVPITAPRQELSESLRCPYNSDEEEAVPELEKEEAELSMMMSQRWDTDIPEPSARRLVKETNESSTEEEHELSEEEMDWSGNNTLFADLSIPQLDGAADENSDSSLSDKGSRTHSSLTANDKMLGRKNRFQSETVHLEPPSSAKILLECKHPEHRQSLSLDKEEPADKSLPDKSQEASEPLTGLKVNKDIPYIPPVKHPILSNVSQIGADRVGGHPLHTIENKAVGVNQPDPESLSFGTSKLSQSRKKNSSIKNVEKNHISVLQNHSFSLCYSELRNCPPKADLEKNAKESRTSPVLRNFEQAPSPVKDLECLVLQEGKMEQDSEEGDVGELKIRYEDYQENKTERKIVAQQEAHYKFFPSVILSNCLSRPVKKQVGSKTIDSGGSLDHLEQKRSRMKLSKKRNSPASQKRASLTESSQTSKDEVAADFTSITSIQPSKETEENAEMETSDLAESDAVEKVSAEGSVEESLTDLPDKIACTEVSSLPGSKYTLRTKRKMMNYDSEDGDYSSPSSFKQSLAHRDSHKENCFLTSSRKKRKLSKKEPPVIIKYIIINRFKGQKNMLVKMARVKGDEPQVVLTPQKLEHYEKLAPLKDFWPKVPESTAVRYPVPEPKVKKHPKRKTKVTPQSAKLCNLPKTSFVKGSKISRTKKVKTLPLTKLPAPKPCYNDFTDDFCKEYSDVMLDLGYLSERAPSPTDSTPPRCWSPTDPLLESESNACLINPHTDPCLGLPYEGLSRNHYGSRGRTSRPRRLSSGASPKGKTKTAVKPSEVASTIPGDEQTKNSRRTSRKPKKDVDIREGIDNSKSAPQKTRRSCKKNKTERLQRSSVVEGSLNISQSLYPADDLPPTQTPSDDLTPYQHPGSCQNNFQVSNDSQALPCTTEPKSELVQSNIGDELVISVPASLQQGSQSSQSAANPSAEKTTGFPCSVIKHSNSNSSSLAVSEDGTSPCEFKTEACGGKQTSKDIHYSQPDPKMPAKPRRRQPKKKVENPAVQTPEITTSLNVLTHGPQKDLAQHQSMPKNGETPAHPEMPSGIAVLKALLQKRQFKEGQCSQGDNVLNSVSNTKQSADVAKPRRTPSVTPRKPKISKTPLPKESKPRSRKGKNGKTEDRIRLEPPLSDGSPVFLSDPGFDSSYSIEDSLSPEVPHNYSFDINAVGQADFSSLYSGSQFVLTDKNLPQKFLSDIKQEPVSSLGLENSQRKVLDVVENCMHESERPVSPELFDRASGRDREGLSNEFSLSLLDSEKVLRNRNWGISLAKMHGSHFQDFHCERSDLLLGPDHFLPLTSVSFADNGVSPTADLLDGSEVFTSTTPSSSPRSISSLSQIRSSSQAQKSAGVHILKPLMSPPSREEILSTLLELELSEATYQEPFCSDPSDVPLRPREIAGRKLILETRLTKDLVEFVGGLTQEGLQFWKTAFAAMTHPGSSPSCGTNSSNLTKDKKERSSPSPTSDQKVILLPCKSAPSRERVQLWLQAKRQFECLQRDRKKRLGAQNVMSAQDDNKSPRREKSESVLPLSQKQDEASEKASALQTFRKNELILPLSISPIEAGTSNSSPKETKCAVEAEIREQEEREGNSFKQTPSPDPSCLPPWQQTSENVDLDKKKQELGVGLTSPKLGSSVDPLSPESIKPKHFLSPSPFPLKDHGSSSPSLLHSTPILSKRRSKGVCELDCSPGSEDVELKSQRLQQRRNGNMSALRRVLLTTQMKVWSKSINISRYTFSIKPNTETHVPYKTQHRYTFAIKPNTEIHVLYKTQQHRDTRSL, encoded by the exons ATGATGTTCTCAGTGCGCATTGTGTGTGCAGATTATTACCTGTCCAGGCCTCTGCAGCTGCTGGACGTGTGTTTCTCTCAGTTCAGAGACGCAGAGGTGCACAGAGTGCCTGTAGTGCGGATATTCGGAGCCACACCGGCAG gtCAGAAGACGTGTCTGCACGTGCACGGCGTGTTCCCGTACATCTACGTGCCCTACGATGGGTTTGGGCAGGAGCCGGAGCGTTACCTGCGACAGGTAGCCTTCAGCATCGACCGCGCCGTCAACGTCAGCATGGGGAACccgtcctcacacacacagcacgtcTTCAAGGTCACACTCGTCTCCGGCAT gcCGTTCTATGGGTTCCACCCTCAGGAGAAGCCATTTATGAAGATTTACCTCTACAACCCTCAGATGGttaaaag agtGTGTGAGCTGCTGCAGGGCGGAGCTGTGATGAATAAGTGTTTCCAGCCTCATGAAGCTCACATCCCGTTCCTGCTGCAGTTCTTCATCGACTTCAACCTGTACGGCATGAACCTCATCCACCTGTCAGCGGTGCGCTTCAGACGCCACAcaccag atccCGGTGAGCAGCGTAAGACTCCTGTAGAGGATGACGGTTCACTGAAAAGCTCCAGActcagtgagagtgtgttggGAGGAACGTTTGCTCGGTGGGATGAGAATAATTTACCCAG ctcTCTGGTGTTGGAGGACGTGgagagggtgagtgtgtgtgagctggagGCCGACGCTGTAGCAGCAGACATCCTGAACCGACTGGAGCTCGAGA atcaGATCGGAAGGAATCCCGGCCTGCAGGCCATCTGGGAAGACGAGAAGCAGAGACGGAGGGAGAGGAACGAGAGCTCACATATAGAAACACCTCAGTCTcagg atcgTCCGTGTGTGGAGCCGGTGGAGAGCGAGCGGTTCTTCATGAAGAGGTTAAAGGAGAAGCTAAGAGAGAACCAGTTTGATGT GACCCAGAGTGACATTGtagctgatgatgatgaagatggatatgatgatgaggatgatgatttACCAGACCTCTCGCTTCATCCTGATGATCTGAGTCCTGATGATCCGCCATTGGTACCTGCCAGCCAAGTGGACGTGCACAAAGATACGGCcacag ACAATAAACGGTCTGATGGCAAAGCTGCAGAAGTGGCTGTCGTGGATGAAGAGGCCATTTTGAGCTTGTTGGAGAGCAGTCAGACCTTCCTGCCGATGTCTCAGAAGTCTAACAATTCCCTTATTCTCG ATAACAGCCAGGATCTGGCGATGGTGGACTTTCTCGAGGGACTCGCAGATCATCGATTTCAAAAAGACGTTCCAATAACCGCTCCCCGTCAGGAGTTATCAGAAAGTCTTAGGTGTCCCTACAACAGTGACGAAGAAGAGGCGGTGCCTGAGCTCGAGAAAGAGGAGGCAGAGCTAAGCATGATGATGTCGCAAAGATGGGATACTGATATTCCAGAGCCATCAGCTCG ACGGCTAGTGAAGGAAACAAACGAAAGCTCCACTGAAGAAGAGCATGAGTTGTCAGAGGAAGAGATGGACTGGAGTGGAAACAACACCCTTTTTGCTGATCTGTCCATTCCCCAACTGGATGGAGCTGCAGACGAGAACAGCG ATTCATCGTTATCTGATAAAGGATCTCGAACTCACTCGTCTCTTACTGCTAATGATAAGATGTTGGGCAGGAAAAATCGCTTCCAGAGTGAAACTGTTCACCTAGAGCCCCCATCCTCAGCTAAAATCCTTCTCGAGTGCAAACACCCCGAGCATAGACAGTCCCTATCACTTGATAAGGAGGAACCAGCTGACAAAAGTCTTCCTGATAAAAGTCAAGAAGCTAGTGAACCATTAACAGGGCTCAAAGTGAATAAAGACATCCCTTATATCCCACCAGTCAAGCACCCAATTCTGTCAAATGTGTCCCAGATTGGAGCTGACAGAGTGGGCGGGCACCCGCTTCACACCATCGAGAACAAAGCCGTAGGTGTTAACCAGCCAGATCCAGAGAGTTTGAGTTTTGGAACCTCAAAGCTCTCCCAGAGCCGCAAAAAGAATAGTAGCATCAAAAATGTTGAGAAGAATCACATTTCCGTCTTGCAGAATCACAGCTTTTCCTTGTGTTATTCCGAGCTTAGGAACTGCCCCCCTAAAGCCGACCTGGAGAAAAATGCAAAAGAGTCTAGAACCTCACCTGTGCTGAGGAATTTTGAGCAAGCTCCGAGCCCAGTGAAGGACCTTGAGTGTCTGGTACTTCAAGAGGGTAAAATGGAGCAGGACAGTGAAGAGGGTGATGTTGGGGAGCTGAAGATCAGATACGAAGACTaccaagaaaacaaaacagaaaggaaaataGTGGCCCAGCAGGAGGCACACTACAAATTCTTTCCCAGTGTTATCCTCTCAAACTGCCTCTCAAGGCCTGTGAAGAAGCAGGTTGGAAGTAAGACAATTGACAGTGGTGGTAGCTTGGATCATCTGGAACAAAAAAGGTCAAGAATGAAATTAAGCAAGAAGAGGAACAGTCCAGCAAGTCAAAAGAGGGCAAGTCTGACAGAAAGTTCCCAAACCTCTAAAGATGAGGTTGCTGCAGATTTTACCTCAATCACATCAATCCAGCCGAGCAAGGAAACGGAGGAGAATGCTGAGATGGAAACCTCTGACCTTGCAGAATCTGATGCTGTAGAAAAAGTTTCAGCTGAAGGTTCTGTTGAGGAAAGTCTGACAGATCTTCCTGACAAAATAGCTTGCACCGAAGTGTCTAGTTTACCTGGCAGCAAATATACCTTACGCACAAAACGTAAAATGATGAATTATGACAGTGAGGATGGTGATTATTCAAGTCCGTCTTCTTTCAAACAATCCTTGGCACATCGAGACAGCCATAAAGAAAACTGTTTTCTTACTAGTAGTCGAAAAAAGAGGAAGTTGTCGAAAAAAGAACCACCGGTTATCAtcaaatacattataattaacAGGTTTAAAGGTCAGAAGAACATGTTGGTAAAGATGGCCAGAGTCAAAGGAGATGAGCCACAAGTGGTACTAACACCACAGAAGCTTGAGCATTATGAGAAACTTGCCCCTCTGAAAGACTTCTGGCCGAAGGTTCCAGAGTCGACAGCTGTCAGATACCCTGTTCCTGAACCGAAGGTAAAGAAGCATCCCAAACGGAAAACCAAGGTTACACCACAATCAGCAAAACTCTGCAACCTCCCCAAAACAAGTTTTGTAAAAGGCAGCAAGATCAGCAGGACTAAGAAGGTTAAAACGTTACCGTTAACAAAACTTCCTGCTCCTAAGCCTTGCTATAATGACTTCACTGATGACTTCTGCAAGGAGTATTCTGACGTGATGCTGGATTTGGGTTATCTCTCTGAGAGAGCACCCAGTCCTACTGATTCAACCCCACCTCGATGCTGGTCTCCTACTGACCCCCTTTTAGAGTCAGAGTCTAATGCTTGTTTGATAAACCCTCACACTGATCCTTGTCTTGGCTTGCCATATGAAGGATTGTCCAGGAACCATTATGGCAGTAGGGGCAGGACATCTAGACCAAGAAGGCTTTCTTCTGGTGCTAGCCCAAAAGGAAAAACTAAAACCGCTGTTAAGCCATCTGAGGTTGCATCTACAATACCTGGAGACgagcaaacaaaaaacagccgTAGAACTTCAAGAAAACCAAAGAAAGACGTTGATATTAGGGAAGGAATTGACAATAGCAAATCCGCTCCTCAGAAAACCAGGAGGTCTTGCAAGAAGAACAAGACCGAGAGGTTGCAAAGGTCCTCTGTGGTTGAAGGATCTCTAAATATTTCACAGTCTTTGTATCCAGCTGATGACCTTCCACCAACACAAACTCCATCTGATGATTTGACTCCCTATCAGCATCCAGGTTCCTGCCAAAACAATTTTCAGGTCAGTAATGATTCTCAAGCACTACCATGTACCACTGAACCAAAGTCAGAGTTGGTCCAGTCAAACATTGGAGATGAACTGGTCATCAGTGTCCCTGCTTCACTACAACAAGGTTCTCAGTCTTCTCAGAGTGCTGCTAATCCTTCTGCTGAGAAGACCACTGGATTTCCATGCTCGGTCATAAAACATAGTAACTCCAACTCAAGTTCACTTGCTGTAAGTGAAGATGGAACCAGTCCATGTGAATTTAAAACTGAGgcctgtggtggaaaacaaaCCTCTAAAGATATTCATTATTCACAGCCAGACCCAAAGATGCCTGCCAAACCCAGGAGACGTCAACCCAAAAAGAAGGTAGAAAACCCTGCTGTACAAACCCCTGAGATTACGACATCCTTGAATGTTTTAACACATGGACCTCAAAAAGatcttgcccaacatcagtcAATGCCAAAGAATGGAGAGACGCCAGCTCATCCAGAGATGCCTTCTGGCATTGCAGTCTTGAAGGCACTGCTCCAGAAAAGACAGTTCAAGGAGGGGCAGTGTTCTCAGGGAGATAATGTATTAAACAGTGTTTCTAACACTAAACAATCTGCTGATGTTGCAAAACCTAGAAGGACACCTTCAGTGACTCCAAGAAAGCCCAAAATATCAAAAACTCCACTGCCAAAAGAGTCTAAGCCAAGAAGTAGAAAAGGAAAGAATGGCAAAACAGAAGACCGCATTCGATTGGAACCTCCACTTTCAGATGGGAGCCCTGTGTTTTTGTCTGATCCTGGTTTTGATAGCTCCTACTCCATTGAAGATAGCTTATCTCCTGAGGTTCCTCATAATTACAGTTTTGACATTAATGCTGTTGGCCAGGCCGACTTCTCTAGTTTGTATTCCGGTAGCCAATTTGTTTTAACAGACAAGAACTTGCCTCAGAAGTTCCTCAGTGATATCAAACAGGAACCAGTGTCCTCTCTGGGTTTGGAAAACAGCCAACGAAAGGTCCTAGACGTTGTGGAGAACTGCATGCATGAATCAGAGAGACCGGTTAGCCCTGAGCTCTTCGATAGAGCCTCTGGTAGAGACCGCGAAGGGTTGTCAAATgagttctctctgtctctgttggATTCGGAGAAGGTTTTGAGAAACAGAAATTGGGGCATTTCATTGGCTAAAATGCATGGCAGCCACTTTCAAGACTTTCACTGTGAGAGAAGTGACCTGTTATTAGGTCCTGACCATTTCTTACCCCTTACATCTGTCTCTTTTGCCGATAACGGCGTGTCCCCAACAGCGGATTTGCTGGACGGTAGTGAGGTTTTTACATCAACAACTCCCAGCAGTTCACCGCGGTCTATCAGCTCTCTCTCACAAATAAGGAGCAGCAGTCAGGCTCAGAAGAGTGCAGGAGTTCATATCCTCAAGCCCCTGATGTCCCCTCCTAGTCGGGAGGAGATTCTCTCTACTCTGCTGGAGCTGGAACTTTCAGAGGCCACCTATCAAGAACCTTTTTGCAGTGACCCCTCTGATGTACCTTTGAGGCCAAG AGAGATTGCTGGACGCAAGCTAATTCTGGAAACAAGGTTAACAAAAGATCTGGTTGAGTTTGTTGGTGGTTTAACACAAGAAGGTCTGCAATTCTGGAAAACTGCATTCGCTGCCATGACACATCCGGGGTCTTCACCGTCCTGTGGCACTAACTCGTCAAACTTGACCAAAGACAAAAAGGAACGGAGCAGTCCGTCCCCTACTAGTGATCAGAAGGTCATTCTACTGCCTTGCAAAAGTGCTCCAAGCCGGGAACGAGTACAGCTATGGCTGCAAGCTAAGAGACAATTTGAGTGCCTTCAAAGAGATCGGAAAAAAAGACTTGGTGCGCAGAATGTGATGTCGGCTCAGGACGACAATAAATCACCACGCCGTGAGAAGTCAGAAAGCGTTTTGCCTCTCTCTCAGAAGCAGGATGAGGCGTCTGAAAAGGCTTCAGCGTTACAGACATTCAGGAAGAACGAGTTAATTTTGCCTCTCAGTATATCTCCAATAGAAGCAGGCACCTCTAACAGTAGTCCAAAGGAGACGAAATGTGCCGTGGAGGCTGAAATCAGAGAgcaagaggagagagagggcaaCTCCTTCAAACAGACTCCATCTCCAGACCCTTCCTGTCTGCCACCATGGCAGCAAACTTCAGAAAACGTAGATCTGGACAAGAAGAAGCAGGAATTGGGTGTCGGATTAACGTCCCCCAAGCTAGGCAGCTCCGTCGATCCTCTCTCGCCAGAAAGCATTAAACCAAAGCACTTTCTCAGTCCGTCTCCATTTCCTCTAAAGGACCACGGCAGTTCAAGTCCCTCCCTCCTCCACAGCACCCCCATCCTCAGCAAGAGGAGAAGCAAAGGAGTCTGTGAGCTTGACTGCAGTCCTGGATCAGAAG ATGTGGAGCTAAAGTCTCAGAGACTCCAGCAAAGACGAAACGGTAACATGAGTGCGTTACGTAGAGTGCTGCTCACTACACAAATGAAGGTCTGGtcaaaaagtataaatatatca AGATACACGTTCTCTATAAAACccaacacagagacacacgtTCCCTATAAAACCCAACACAGATACACGTTCGCTATAAAACCCAACACAGAGATACACGTTCTCTATAAAACCCaacaacacagagatacacgTTCTCTATAA
- the traf3ip2a gene encoding uncharacterized protein traf3ip2a isoform X2 yields the protein MMASCSEASCPHLSLPVEMDEVMTSSSLNLAWPACQKCSARADDITPPRNDIMVNDGREVECSDACLRDRALGLKVNGPAFPVATPTELGASRTHHVPRPLGGVFRLPLEDELCENVSAMFPEAGYGVKRHWNVPSEDEESLEPPLPLRSDVGETEHRFARPGPTRSPLYAVDPQCPRCPPPPVNLLPPHIHEHQKQARQMHLKPAVPMATPQATTRVRDTPDVMTEACVLPSQPIRTGRVLAQEVRRTISLPDDCRTVFITYSVDVAEEIFPFVTFLINQGFRPAIDIFDNAVRQMDVNKWMDSYLKDKSVLIIMVISPKYKIDIEGDGSDQHGLHTKYIHSQKQDVLENNVLFNF from the exons ATGATGGCGTCGTGTTCAG AAGCGTCCTGTCCTCATCTCAGCCTTCCGGTCGAGATGGACGaggtgatgacatcatcatctctgAACTTGGCCTGGCCGGCGTGTCAGAAGTGTTCGGCACGTGCTGATGACATCACACCCCCAAGAAATGACATCATGGTTAACGATGGGCGAGAGGTCGAATGCTCAGATGCCTGTTTGAGAGATCGTGCGTTGGGGTTAAAGGTCAATGGGCCTGCATTTCCTGTAGCCACGCCCACCGAGCTGGGCGCATCACGCACACATCATGTCCCGCGTCCACTGGGAGGTGTGTTCCGGCTCCCCCTAGAGGACGAGCTGTGTGAGAACGTCTCAGCCATGTTTCCTGAAGCGGGTTACGGAGTGAAACGCCACTGGAACGTTCCGAGCGAGGATGAGGAGAGTCTGGAGCCGCCTCTTCCTCTCCGCTCCGATGTGGGAGAGACTGAGCACCGATTCGCTCGACCTGGACCGACACGTTCAC ctctctATGCTGTAGATCCTCAATGTCCCAGATGTCCACCTCCACCTGTAAACCTGCTACCACCACACATACATGAACACCAGAAACaagccag GCAGATGCATCTCAAACCTGCGGTTCCCATGGCAACGCCCCAGGCCACCACCCGTGTGAGAGACACACCTGATGTGATGACAGAGGCGTGCGTTCTTccctctcagccaatcaggacgGGCCGTGTCCTGGCACAGGAAGTGAGGCGCACCATCAGTCTCCCGGACGACTGCC GAACCGTTTTCATCACGTATTCGGTGGACGTGGCGGAGGAGATCTTTCCGTTTGTGACGTTTTTGATAAATCAAGGCTTCAGACCTGCG ATCGATATTTTCGATAACGCCGTGCGGCAGATGGACGTCAACAAGTGGATGGACAGCTATTTAAAGGAC AAATCGGTTCTGATCATCATGGTCATCAGTCCGAAATACAAGATCGACATCGAGGGCGACGGATCGGACCAACACGGCCTGCACACCAAGTACATACACAGTCAG aaACAGGACGTTCTGGAAAACAACgtgctgtttaatttttaa
- the traf3ip2a gene encoding uncharacterized protein traf3ip2a isoform X1 — protein MMASCSEASCPHLSLPVEMDEVMTSSSLNLAWPACQKCSARADDITPPRNDIMVNDGREVECSDACLRDRALGLKVNGPAFPVATPTELGASRTHHVPRPLGGVFRLPLEDELCENVSAMFPEAGYGVKRHWNVPSEDEESLEPPLPLRSDVGETEHRFARPGPTRSPLYAVDPQCPRCPPPPVNLLPPHIHEHQKQARQMHLKPAVPMATPQATTRVRDTPDVMTEACVLPSQPIRTGRVLAQEVRRTISLPDDCRTVFITYSVDVAEEIFPFVTFLINQGFRPAIDIFDNAVRQMDVNKWMDSYLKDKSVLIIMVISPKYKIDIEGDGSDQHGLHTKYIHSQLQNEFIQQRCLNFRLVPVLFPSANQSHVPLWLQSTRVFRWPRDAQDLLLRLLREERYIAPPLGRDLTLSIRPL, from the exons ATGATGGCGTCGTGTTCAG AAGCGTCCTGTCCTCATCTCAGCCTTCCGGTCGAGATGGACGaggtgatgacatcatcatctctgAACTTGGCCTGGCCGGCGTGTCAGAAGTGTTCGGCACGTGCTGATGACATCACACCCCCAAGAAATGACATCATGGTTAACGATGGGCGAGAGGTCGAATGCTCAGATGCCTGTTTGAGAGATCGTGCGTTGGGGTTAAAGGTCAATGGGCCTGCATTTCCTGTAGCCACGCCCACCGAGCTGGGCGCATCACGCACACATCATGTCCCGCGTCCACTGGGAGGTGTGTTCCGGCTCCCCCTAGAGGACGAGCTGTGTGAGAACGTCTCAGCCATGTTTCCTGAAGCGGGTTACGGAGTGAAACGCCACTGGAACGTTCCGAGCGAGGATGAGGAGAGTCTGGAGCCGCCTCTTCCTCTCCGCTCCGATGTGGGAGAGACTGAGCACCGATTCGCTCGACCTGGACCGACACGTTCAC ctctctATGCTGTAGATCCTCAATGTCCCAGATGTCCACCTCCACCTGTAAACCTGCTACCACCACACATACATGAACACCAGAAACaagccag GCAGATGCATCTCAAACCTGCGGTTCCCATGGCAACGCCCCAGGCCACCACCCGTGTGAGAGACACACCTGATGTGATGACAGAGGCGTGCGTTCTTccctctcagccaatcaggacgGGCCGTGTCCTGGCACAGGAAGTGAGGCGCACCATCAGTCTCCCGGACGACTGCC GAACCGTTTTCATCACGTATTCGGTGGACGTGGCGGAGGAGATCTTTCCGTTTGTGACGTTTTTGATAAATCAAGGCTTCAGACCTGCG ATCGATATTTTCGATAACGCCGTGCGGCAGATGGACGTCAACAAGTGGATGGACAGCTATTTAAAGGAC AAATCGGTTCTGATCATCATGGTCATCAGTCCGAAATACAAGATCGACATCGAGGGCGACGGATCGGACCAACACGGCCTGCACACCAAGTACATACACAGTCAG ctgCAGAACGAGTTTATCCAGCAGCGCTGTCTAAATTTCAGACTCGTCCCTGTTCTCTTCCCCAGTGCTAACCAG agtcaTGTCCCCTTGTGGTTACAGAGCACTCGTGTGTTTCGGTGGCCTCGCGATGCTCAGGATCTGCTGCTGCGTTTACTGAGAGAGGAGAGATACATCGCTCCCCCGCTCGGCCGTGACCTCACACTCAGCATCAGaccactctga
- the LOC113525208 gene encoding sodium-dependent glucose transporter 1, with amino-acid sequence MMMMVMVMVMMLADLSGKKKKHVRFARMNEEEEDDNPEQEEEEEDTLFDKRKDVKAGLKSALKRGKKLVHSAAGEKVEIKRGGGACGRWMITLTLCSSFLGLGMCISVLLGFIGNVYLCGTCISVLGFIENVYLCVGFYRERVSLCWVL; translated from the exons atgatgatgatggtgatggtgatggtgatgatgctaGCTG ATCTCtcagggaagaagaagaagcatgtGCGGTTTGCCAGAATgaatgaagaggaagaggatgataacccagagcaggaggaggaagaggaagacaCGCTGTTCGACAAGAGGAAGGATGTGAAGGCCGGGCTGAAGAGCGCCCTGAAGCGGGGGAAAAAGCTTGTGCACTCGGCCGCGGGGGAGAAGGTGGAGATTAAACGTGGCGGAGGAGCGTGCGGCCGCTGGATGATCACCCTCACACTCTGCTCTTCGTTTCTGGGCCTG GGaatgtgtatctctgtgttgttGGGTTTTATAGGGaatgtgtatctctgt GGAACGTGTATCTCTGTGTTGGGTTTTATAGAGAACGTGTATCTCTGTGTTGGGTTTTATAGAGAACGTGTATCTCTGTGTTGGGTTTTATAG